In Rana temporaria chromosome 3, aRanTem1.1, whole genome shotgun sequence, a single window of DNA contains:
- the LOC120933724 gene encoding tripartite motif-containing protein 14-like, with translation MAEISRGLRALSEIITRFNVHFYIKEPEDILLDVNTAQNNLRISDDRKTASWTDVNQKRPKTPERFFGYVQVLSSQSFSSGKHYWDVDVGVSDQWIVGMCYPSMERRGEPSLIGWNNKSWTLVKKDNQYMVVHEGKGIRLLGNIISTRVRIYLDYDVGKISFYDLCDPIRYLRSYTTTFTEALHAGIWVWTGGVIKICGGNLKM, from the coding sequence ATGGCTGAGATATcacgtggattacgtgcattgTCTGAAATAATAACGCGGTTTAATGTACATTTCTATATAAAGGAACCTGaagacatattactggatgtaAACACAGCTCAAAATAATCTACGTATCTCAGATGACAGGAAAACGGCATCCTGGACAGACGTAAACCAGAAGCGCCCCAAAACACCAGAGAGATTTTTTGGTTATGTTCAGGTGTTGAGCAGTCAGAGTTTCTCCTCCGGGAAACATTACTGGGATGTGGATGTCGGAGTATCAGATCAATGGATAGTCGggatgtgttaccccagtatggaaaggagaggagagccgtcACTTATTGGATGGAATAACAAGTCCTGGACTTTGGTCAAAAAAGATAACCAGTATATGGTGGTACATGAAGGTAAAGGGATCCGCTTACTCGGTAATATCATCAGTACCAGAGTCAGGATATATCTGGATTACGATGTCGGGAAGATCTCCTTCtatgatctgtgtgacccgatccgATACCTACGCAGTTACACCACCACCTTCACGGAGGCCCTCCATGCTGGGATATGGGTATGGACTGGAGGTGTAATAAAGATCTGTGGGGGGAATCTGAAGATGTGA